In the Colwellia sp. 20A7 genome, one interval contains:
- the cas3f gene encoding type I-F CRISPR-associated helicase Cas3f, translating to MMVTFVSQCEKNALKKTRRVLDAFANRIGDNTWQTIITEDGLLTVKRMLRQTASKSTAVSCHWIRSRSRSQFIWVVGNKSKFNEQGIVPVNSTRKNLLNSEIENDWKYLPLIKSLTALSALLHDWGKASRLFQEKLNPNSKNKFKGDPLRHEWISVLLLNALVNSQNDETWLTELAQNGFTESQLKATIKVENIKPLDKLPNAAKLLAWLIVSHHRLPYIKSDWRDEKSPDLSSMLKRITQKWGYENQIDPTEYNKRVKYCFEFPNGLLSESTQWTQKIKRWATSLLNNLPLLESAMKDGSYRLVLHHTRLCLMLGDHFYSSQDAAKNWKNSTGLFANTDRNTRELKQKLDEHLVGVAKNALDTAHLLPTFEKEPPAATDIQVLRKASPTAFKWQDKAVTKINDWKTQQDKKVSGFFAVNMASTGCGKTFANAKVMRTLSSDGKSLRYILALGLRTLTLQTGDEYRDRIGLTNEDLAVLIGSRAVAELHNQREIKQDEITDEVLGSESQEALLDEFIDYDCEIPEEGLSTVLTCTKDKQFLYAPVLACTIDHLMAATETKRGGRYILPSLRLMSSDLVIDEIDDFTGDDLIAIGRLIHLAGMLGRKVMISSATIPPDLALGYFNAYQKGWQIFTKSRDASKAEIGCAWIDEFTTHVHSINVIQSNGTQSHNALEQYQANHSNFIDKRVNSLNKQVAIRKADIVPCPLLSEQVSPSENETEESKQSHYFSTVKRAILAKHQQHHSIDDKTAIKVSFGVVRVANISPCVELTKYLLQADYPQDTQVKVMAYHSQQVLLLRHEQEKHLDAVLKRKEKVGEPQQAFSNPIIRNHLDLCAKKSCVKNNIRINNVLFILVATPVEEVGRDHDFDWAIIEPSSYRSIVQLAGRVRRHRSEEVALANIGVMQYNLKAFKVNDKQDGKYFIKPGYEDGWAKTLHSHNLNKLVNEVRINKSLNAIPRIKIPTQTDKQLLAFMEHKVTAQQLTNFSAFGANTLQGYLTETWYLTALPQVLTPFRKSEPSINLFLFYNENEDTCYFTEKDGAGKPLLDINYQAINRENIHNIKQVALTEQQQENLWFERNYQQLLANYISEPWLATRKRVSLRYGEINMVERENAQYEYNDQFGLVKVNKKGG from the coding sequence ATGATGGTCACTTTTGTTAGCCAGTGTGAAAAGAATGCACTGAAAAAAACACGTCGTGTACTCGATGCGTTTGCCAACCGCATTGGTGATAACACGTGGCAAACCATCATCACTGAAGATGGCCTATTAACCGTAAAGCGAATGCTGCGCCAAACGGCAAGTAAAAGCACTGCGGTAAGTTGTCATTGGATACGTTCAAGATCACGTAGCCAGTTTATTTGGGTAGTGGGGAATAAAAGTAAGTTTAATGAGCAGGGCATAGTGCCTGTAAATAGTACGAGAAAAAACTTGTTAAACAGTGAAATAGAAAATGATTGGAAATACCTACCGTTAATTAAATCACTCACAGCACTTTCAGCGCTACTTCATGATTGGGGAAAAGCGTCTCGTTTATTTCAAGAGAAGCTAAATCCTAACAGTAAAAATAAATTTAAAGGTGATCCGTTAAGGCATGAATGGATTTCTGTTTTATTACTTAATGCCTTAGTAAATAGTCAAAATGATGAAACATGGTTAACCGAGTTAGCGCAAAACGGTTTTACTGAATCACAGTTAAAAGCAACGATTAAAGTTGAAAACATTAAACCGTTAGATAAATTACCTAACGCAGCCAAACTGTTAGCTTGGTTAATTGTATCTCATCATCGCTTACCATATATAAAAAGTGATTGGCGTGATGAAAAATCGCCTGACTTATCTTCAATGCTCAAACGCATAACTCAAAAATGGGGATATGAAAACCAAATAGACCCCACAGAATACAACAAACGCGTAAAATATTGTTTTGAATTTCCTAATGGTTTGTTATCCGAATCAACACAGTGGACTCAAAAAATAAAACGTTGGGCAACTAGCCTACTAAATAATTTACCTTTACTTGAATCAGCGATGAAAGACGGTAGTTATCGTTTGGTATTACACCATACGCGTTTGTGTTTAATGTTAGGTGATCACTTTTATTCATCACAAGATGCCGCCAAAAATTGGAAAAATAGCACAGGACTATTCGCTAATACTGACCGAAATACCCGCGAGCTAAAGCAAAAGCTTGATGAACACTTGGTAGGCGTGGCAAAAAACGCCTTAGACACAGCACATTTATTACCCACATTTGAAAAAGAACCACCCGCTGCAACCGATATTCAAGTATTAAGAAAAGCGAGTCCCACAGCATTCAAATGGCAAGATAAAGCTGTCACTAAAATTAATGACTGGAAAACACAACAAGACAAAAAAGTATCAGGTTTTTTCGCGGTAAACATGGCAAGTACAGGTTGTGGTAAAACCTTTGCCAACGCTAAGGTTATGCGTACGTTATCGTCTGATGGCAAAAGCTTACGTTATATTCTTGCGCTGGGGTTACGTACATTAACGTTGCAAACAGGTGATGAATACCGTGACCGAATAGGTTTAACCAATGAAGACCTTGCGGTATTAATAGGCTCAAGGGCGGTTGCTGAACTGCATAATCAACGAGAAATTAAACAAGATGAAATTACTGACGAGGTGTTAGGGTCTGAATCCCAAGAAGCCTTATTAGATGAATTTATTGATTATGATTGTGAAATACCTGAAGAAGGGCTAAGTACCGTATTAACATGCACTAAAGATAAACAGTTTTTATATGCGCCAGTGCTGGCGTGCACCATTGACCACTTAATGGCGGCAACAGAAACAAAGCGTGGCGGACGCTATATTTTGCCTAGTCTACGGTTAATGTCTTCTGATCTTGTTATTGATGAAATAGATGATTTTACTGGTGATGATTTAATTGCAATCGGCAGACTTATTCACTTAGCAGGCATGTTAGGTAGAAAAGTAATGATTTCATCGGCAACTATCCCACCAGATTTAGCGTTAGGTTATTTCAATGCTTACCAAAAAGGCTGGCAAATATTTACCAAAAGTCGAGACGCATCAAAAGCTGAAATAGGTTGCGCATGGATAGACGAATTTACCACACACGTTCATAGCATCAATGTGATACAAAGCAACGGAACACAAAGTCATAACGCCCTTGAACAATACCAAGCTAATCACAGCAACTTTATAGATAAACGTGTTAACAGCCTAAATAAACAGGTCGCTATACGTAAAGCCGACATTGTTCCTTGTCCATTATTATCAGAGCAAGTTTCACCCTCTGAAAATGAAACCGAAGAAAGTAAACAATCTCATTACTTTTCAACCGTAAAGCGAGCGATTTTAGCTAAACATCAACAGCATCATAGTATTGATGATAAAACAGCAATCAAGGTTTCATTTGGCGTTGTTCGCGTAGCTAATATTTCGCCTTGTGTAGAACTAACCAAATACTTATTACAAGCCGATTACCCGCAAGATACTCAAGTAAAAGTAATGGCATATCATAGCCAACAAGTATTGTTACTGCGCCATGAACAAGAAAAGCACCTTGATGCCGTATTAAAAAGAAAAGAAAAAGTTGGAGAGCCTCAACAAGCATTTTCCAACCCCATTATCCGCAATCACCTCGACTTATGTGCAAAAAAGTCATGCGTTAAAAATAATATCCGTATTAACAATGTACTCTTTATTTTAGTGGCAACGCCTGTTGAAGAAGTCGGGCGAGATCATGATTTTGATTGGGCAATTATTGAACCATCATCTTATCGCTCCATTGTACAGCTAGCTGGGCGTGTACGCCGACATAGATCGGAAGAAGTTGCATTAGCCAATATTGGTGTAATGCAATATAACCTTAAGGCATTTAAGGTTAATGATAAGCAAGATGGTAAGTATTTCATTAAACCAGGTTATGAAGATGGTTGGGCTAAAACACTACACAGCCACAACCTTAATAAATTAGTGAATGAAGTACGTATTAACAAAAGTTTAAATGCCATTCCTAGGATAAAAATACCTACCCAAACAGATAAGCAGTTATTAGCGTTTATGGAGCATAAGGTAACCGCGCAACAACTCACAAACTTTTCTGCATTTGGCGCAAACACCTTACAAGGTTATTTAACTGAAACATGGTACTTAACAGCTTTACCGCAAGTATTAACCCCTTTTAGAAAAAGTGAGCCGAGCATTAATTTATTCTTGTTTTATAACGAGAATGAAGATACCTGTTATTTCACTGAAAAAGATGGGGCAGGTAAACCTTTGTTAGATATAAATTATCAGGCTATCAATCGAGAAAATATACACAATATTAAGCAAGTAGCATTAACAGAACAACAGCAGGAAAACTTATGGTTTGAACGTAATTACCAACAGTTATTAGCAAATTACATCAGTGAACCTTGGTTAGCAACGCGAAAACGAGTGTCATTGCGTTATGGGGAGATAAATATGGTAGAGCGTGAAAATGCACAGTATGAATATAACGACCAGTTTGGGTTAGTTAAAGTAAATAAGAAAGGAGGTTAA